In the Bacteroidales bacterium genome, AAGAGACTTCAGTAAGTGAACTTGTTCTTCATAATGATGATTTCAACACTTTTGATTTTGTAATCAAAACGTTAATGGATGTTTGCAAACATGAGCCCGAGCAGGCAGAGCAATGCACACTGATTGTTCATCACAAAGGTAGATGTACTGTAAAAACCGCCCCTCATGATGTACTGGAACCAATGTGCAAGCAATTACTTGAAAGCGGACTTACGGCTACAATAGAAAAATTATAATCATTAATCATATGAGAAAACACAAAGTCATTGTAAGCATGATATTGCTTGCAGTAATTATATTTTCCTGTTCAAAAGTTCCTATCACGAACAGAAAACAATTAAAATTATTACCCGAAAGTATAATGCTCAGCATGGCGCTTACCAGTTACCAGGAATTTTTAACACAGAATCCACCGGCAGCAGCAACTGAAAAAAATACAATAATGGTAAAAAGTGTAGGA is a window encoding:
- a CDS encoding ATP-dependent Clp protease adaptor ClpS gives rise to the protein MVEHKTRPKHRNEEKETSVSELVLHNDDFNTFDFVIKTLMDVCKHEPEQAEQCTLIVHHKGRCTVKTAPHDVLEPMCKQLLESGLTATIEKL